Within Montipora foliosa isolate CH-2021 chromosome 3, ASM3666993v2, whole genome shotgun sequence, the genomic segment acaaacaaaaaagatgtGAGAGGCAAAAATAAAATAGAGGGCGCTGCTTCCGCGGATCAACTGAATAGGCAAACCAAAAGAACTGCTATACACCCAGCAAAACAAGACTCCCATCTTCATGTTTCGTGTTGTCATAACCGAGGGGTACCAAAACGGATATTTGATTGCTATCATTTTCTCGCCGACAACCATCATGAGATGAAGAGCTGAGGAATAAGACAGCACGAGAATACAGAGCCCGTGAATGCCAAAGAAGACATCAACGATGTCGCTACCAAGCAGGGAGGCTGTTTTCCACAGAACAAACGAAGGCTGCGAGGTCAGAcctgtcaacacatcactgacgGCTAAACAGGCCAACATGATGTTGCCGTTGTTCTGAAGTCTTCGTCTTCTTTTTATAGCAATTATTACCAACATGTTCAGTCCAATTGTGAATGGACAGGCGATAGTGTTAACGATGATGGTTATGGAAATAAAGACCAAGCTGAAAACATCTTTTTCTTCGCCATTCATCGTGAGGTTTGTCAAGTTGGAAACAGAGAAGTTTGCCATGTTACGAAAATAAGAAATGGAAAGCTGATTCGTTTTATATACTGGATAAATGTTGCTTAGCTACTGCCTTCCTTTCCGCTTTTAAGCACTACAAGAGAGCAAGTGTTTCCTGAGTTGATTTTTCTCACATACTGAAGATTGACTGAAACATCACAACAATAACTATTTGAGTCAATAGAGAAGGTCGGAGTCTTAAAACTCTAATGCTTCGGTGAATTGATTACTGTTGCAGTTACTTACGTGAGAGGCTAATagtggaaaaacaaaaccaggAAACGTTGTTTCCGATGAAGATGGGGTCGGTTTTTAGAGTTTAATTAACCTCCAGAAGAGAACTTTGTAAGATGAGGATTTCCTTGTTTCCATTAGCTGGAGAAATGTCGCTGAAAAACTATTAAATATCCTCCCTTCTGAGGATAGAGGGCTAGGTGAGAAGGCACTTACGCCGTTTCTTGAAAAGTAAAAATGTCAATTAAAGGCGGCTGCAAAATAATGGCAAAGCAGACTTTTTGATGAATAGGCTATATGCTTAGGGCAGTTATCAATTGAGTgccgtaaaacaaataccaaagtagttacttcgaccaatcacagcaggtgcaaaaaGCGCAATGAATCAATTCAAatttcgtagcaattccatgacttgatcaaagcgcgggaaaaatcgcgcgtgcaagaagcgactggttttggttttccttctaaTAGACCAactcggctaactcaatgttgtacccaattcaaatcctctgggaataaaacgttttgttccaagaatttccatatcatttaaatgtgaatgcttcattgtcatgcaaattcaacacacaaagaatcttaaccccgagagatttgaattgggtacaacattgagtcagccgaattggtctattggctGATCAACCAACGAGAGACttttaagccaatcaccaaTTATAGTAATTTCAGTCCCGTACGCTACTTTCTACAGGAGAGCCGTTAGTAATTTAAGATTAATTTAGTTAAAGTGCAGGTAACGTTAAACAAGGAGATTTCGATTTCAATTCTAAGTGACTGAAACGATGCCAACGGCTACGCCTACGCCAAAGGCAACAAcgtaatactaatactaatactaatactaatactaatactaatactaataccaataccaataccaataccaataccaatactaatactaatactaatactaatacttatactaatactaatactaatactaatattaatactaataccaataccaataccaataccaatactaatactaatactaaaactaatactaatactaatactaatactaatactaatgctaatactaatactaatgctaatgctaatgctaatgcTAACGCTAACGCTAATActaatgctaatgctaatgctaatgcCAATGCCAATGCTAATGCCAATGCCAATTCCAATTCCAATGCAAATTCCGATACCAATaccaatactaatactaatactaatactaatactaatactaatactaatactaatactaatactaatactaatactaatactaatactaatactaatactaatactaatgctaatactaatactaatactaatactaatattagtattaatattaatactaatactaatactaaaaCTAATactaaccattacaattttttcaaatttcgatTGGTGCagtaactgctttatttttcactaataatTGGGTAGGGTCATGATCGTACACAgtaatcggacagttggctgtaatcggacaTCTGTAATCGGACAGATACATCGGCCAATCGCATTAAGAActctcagcttaatccaccaatcacagaatttatcacaataaccataacAACCACTTActctaccaaactggggattctCTAAAATGGgcgaatttgtaacattagacagtgacaAAAGaaatgcatttgttttctcggaaattgtaatggttatatTTAATTCGcaacaggacttcgtgtcgtccaattccgTCTGTAATCATattcgtgattaaacaaatcgaaCTCCCGCTATGCGGGCGTCCAATTTTGTTATAATCACTCCCATGATTACAGACTGAATTGGACTCCACTGAGTCCTATTAGACCTATTACCTTTATCAAGTAATAGTAATATTACTGATCAAAAACGTGAGGAGAAATAAAGGAGGAAGGGAGCTGATCAACGTGGCGAATACTGTGTTTGTGTACAAATTGAGAGTGCAAAACCCAAGAAATATTTTAACGAAAGCAGCAAAAGAATGATAAGACtggtccaaaaagaaaacttcagGGGGATGGAAAATGTTCCGGCAAAAttatccaatttattttaaatttggatagttgggaaaaaaaaaataataaaaatggaTCTGTTGGCGATATTGGATTTTGATGCTGCTACATAATAATCAGTTCACTAAAAGGTTTCTAAACGTTTTGAAATCAAATGACGCTCTAACAACATTCGGTAAGCTGTTCCAAAGTTTGAGCACCTGGTAACGCCTGATAACGCTAGTTGTTACAATGTCTTTTCCTCTCAAGATATAGGGTGTTTCTCTTGATGATATTAATTCCATCACACTCTCCGGGTTCGTGTCATAATTTACAAGTTTATAGACTGTAAAAGGATTTTATGAGATCTTTGTTCCAATAAAGTTTTTTCCCTAAAGCCCTAAGGAGTTTTTTGTATGGAATACTTTTGTCTCTCAAAACGAATCGAAGAGAATTAGAATTAAGACGTAAGGATTCTCTTCTTGTTAATTTAATGCAATTTTTAAAGAACAGCTTAGTTTAAGACATTTTAGTATTTCGCCtgacattaatttaatttaatatttactagaATTTATAGATTTGATAGCATAGTTTTTTAGATATCCAAATTCTGTATttttgagggccacaagtttattagcttTTATCTATTTAGTGTTACCCGCCATAAATaaagtgtgtatgtatgtaagtgTGTATGAGCCATTTCGTTTACTTTTTCTAATTTGCATTGTCAGCTGAAACCTTATTACAGAAATGCCAGGTCTGTGCGCAGGAGTTGAAATGAGGAACAATGAATAACGTATAAATATTTTTCCTCGTCTTATATAATGAGGAAGTATATTTCTCCGGCATACCCTTCAGTACTGTAACTTCTTCAGACACTTTCCTACAGATATTAGAAACATGTATATCGAATTTCAACATATCATCAACGGTGACCCCTCGCATTTCTAACTTATCGCTGTTTGGAATGATTGTATTTTCGCAGTAAAATTAGAGATTAGCTTTCCCATTTCTCAGCACCATCGCCTGGTATTTAGAGTGGTTTTTTTAGACCGTTTTCCAAAAACCATCTATCCACGTGTGACAAATCAGAAATTATGGTACCCTGAACTACCAGAGGATCCTCAttagaaaagaaaatttgattgTCATCCCCAGAAGTCGATACGTAGCTACGCTTTATGACGTAAACGAGATCGTTCAACATCGCAGCACTGAACAAATTATCTCGTGATTGTACCATGAATTAACGTAGCCGGCCCATTTGATACAACAGTAAAGCAAACAGAACAGGAATGGTTGGACAAATACGAGGTATCGAAATGTGAGATCCGTAGGTTGTGGGATCGTAGGACTGTGAAcacgaaaaaccttaaataacaatgaccagaaccaggttttctgagcccacgAGAGTGAGCAACCCcagaaaaccattgttttaacgaaaactacTGGTCAgaaacctggttctggtcatttctgtctaaggtcttccaagTGATACGACTTGATTGGCCCCGCCACGACCAACTCGTTTGCAAAGCACGCCAGTTCTCGAATTCCACGCTTTTTTCACGTAAATCACTTCAAGTGTAGTGGAAGAGTAAATAGATAGTATATAAGCCATGATCCCACACCGAGActctaaagccctggccaaactatcgagcAAAATCGAATccaacatgcaacattgttaGATGTAAATATTGAGGTGGTGgtaaaacactatccaacattgatTGACGAAACTAAAAGTTAACTGTAACGAGAACCTCTCGTAGCTTTGTGCTACTGGAGCTGTTGGAGGACGGAAATGACCGATTGAAACgagaaaaaaaccaaataatgattaagagaacgtgtagaaaagggtatgttcAATGCAAGATACATCCGCTCTTACGAGGTGAGAAGAATGAGCACGGATCAAAAGGCAGAAGTTTTAAACGCTCTTCAAAGAGAGCAATGATGATAAAGGGGACTAAATGTGTCCCTcagacatggccttgcttcatacTTTCTCGCTATtcaaggtttctggctgttAATCAATAACCATGACGGTCCTCGTCGTCCTTGTCCATGCACCATCTTTATTGCAAATGATGCTAGAAGAAAATgacgattcgtgattggctagcagcgtggacgtgactcgattcaggacacaactttgttggaagagcggcaagaCACTGAAGCATTGTTGcacgaacatcttccaacattcCATGCTTTTTAACGTAAAAACTATCTAGGATCGTTGAAAAGACGATGTATAGAAATTAGACCATAATCCCAACGATTTTTGCCTTGGTGCAACCTTCAACAAATCGCTTGAAAAGCAGGAACGCTTACTTTGGGATTATGACCCAATTGCTAtgcatcttttcatttgtttttcatttgacaATTCAAGACATCAGGAAAGCCCGAGTTCACGCTGATATGCATCTATTCCTCTATATTTTCACATCCTCATATTATCAGTGAGGAATGGATAAGTGTTGCTCgcacttacctggacaatttaagcaattgtctcttaaatatagacacctgaaaatttcaggtgggTTCGTCTATAACTCTCACTTTAACTATACATTTATGGTTTAGGATTTATATACCGCACATATCACGAAGTCCCATGGcggtttacaattctttctcCAGGGTGAGAACGCACGTCAGCTTTTAAAGACGCCTGTGCAGCCACTATGAGTCCATTATATTTGatctcacccacccacccacccacccaacaCCTTGTTTCCGCTACCACTAACGCCGTTGTGAATATTACAATTGATTGACATTTCCCTCCTTTGAGGGAGGTTGGGGTCACTCTTTGTCTCTGTCCTTCAACCTGTCCGGCTCGGATGACCCTACAAGGAGACATAACTCCCTTGAGACTCGCAAGGTCCTCCACCTCGTGAATATTCGTcaatattcttcttcttcttatgattatgattatgattatgattatgattatgattattatggcagtaaaaCGTAAGGATACCTCCTTAAATAAGATATTGACAAGGCGCAATCGCGTAGCTTGTCATTACCATAGCCTAAAATAATTCGTAAAATATAGAGATTctcaaataatattaaaaacccCCAAAAAAGATTATAATAAAAGTTTGGCCAGTTCATAGGTCCTGCGctgtgagaactttgaaactcCGTGCAATGTTAAGGGTACTTGAGATGACTGCCTTTTGCATATCCAATAAGATCTTATCTGCCCTGGCACCTACAAGCTCTGTGATACTATCTAGTGTCTTTCTTGATACACCACCGAGCAcatcgatgatgatgttgtACTGTGCAATCTTATAGTGTGGGTACTGCCGACGGATCTCCCATCTGAGCGGTGCGTACTTCGaggttttctcttcttccttcTGTTTCCTGTTTGCTATCCACGGGCAACTCATCTCTAATAATAGCAACTTCTTTTTCTGCTTATCCACAACTCTTGCATCAATCCGATTTGCTCTTACTTCCGTCTTCTCTGCATACACTGGCACATCCCAGAAGGCGCTGGCTCGATCATTCTTGTACTCTGGTTTTGGTGTTTCAGGCGAACACCAAGATGGCGCACTTTCTATTAATCCCATATCACAGAGCAGATCGAAGAAAAGGACTTTAAGAGCTGCGTCGTGCCTGGTCTTGTACTTGCTCTGCGCTAGTAtgctacatccactcaaaacatGAGGGACGCTCTCCATAGCTTTTCCGCACATACGACACTTGACGTCTGTGTTGTTGTTTGTCTTCGTCTTGTACTGTTGGTAAATCTTAGTGGGGAGTAGCTGTTGGTATAGTTCGTAAACTCCAGCCACTGTGTGCGTGGGCGCAGTTTTCCAGCGGCATAGCCAACTGAAACAGCCAGTCACATCTGCGTCATCCCATCTTGCTTCAATCAACTTTCCTTGCCATTTCTGTTGGCGTACCTCCTTAGTTCTACTTTCTTCTTCCTTAATCCTCATCATAACCCCGACTTTCTCTCCAGGTAGCTCTTCTCCTTCTTCGGTGTTAGCAGTTGGGCACGGGTAGTTTAACTTCAGATACAGTCCTCTTTCCAAAGCATATCTCTCGGCATCTTTCTTCAAAGATCGTCTTCCGGTTCTTTCGCACTTTTCCTCGAACTCTCGTACCATGCGCATAGTTGGATCTTCATTTGCATACAGTTTAATTGCAGTCTTCACCTTGATATTCTTGTACATTGACTCTACTGACTTGAGACCTCTACCTCCGAACTTTCTGGGTAGGTAAAGTAAATCCGTTGTTCCCATGGGGTGATAACCGCCGTTCTCTTTCAGGATCTTACGGCTCTCGCGGTCTAATTGCTGAAGCTCCACAATGGGCCAGCTCTGAGTCCACATGGGGTACATTAGTACTGGTAGCGCGTACTGGTTTGATGCTACAACTTTATGGTAATCCGACAACGGGCTCGACCATACTACAGAGAGTCTTTGAAGGAAAAGTTTTGACGCACCCCATAGGACCAAGGTGTCCTCCTGCTTGGAATTTTCAAGAACTCCTAAGAACTTATAGTTCTCTCCTTCCTTTAAACTTTCTATGATCTGAGACTCTCCGACATGCGTACTGTTAGGGCGGCTATCCAGGACTCCTCTCTTTACGTGGGCAATAGCGCACTTCTTCTCATTAAATTCCAGCCCTATATCTGCCATAGCTAGCTTGGTTGTCTTAAGGACTCTGTCGAGTTTGCTCTCCGATGTCGCGTAGATCTTCATATCATCGATGTACAAAAGATGGGTGATTTTCCCATTTATGGGCTTCGATGGTTTGTACCCTTCAGAGGCCTTCAACTTCCACGATACAGGATTGAGACACAACGTAAAAAGCCTCGGGCACAGAGCGTCACCCTGTGGGAGCCCCTTGTTAAAGTGGATGACGTCAGACGTTTCCATTCCTTGTCTTGTTCTAACTGTAATCTTCGTATTCCAGCTCTGACATAGCCTCTTTATTGTATTACATAACCAAGATGGAAATTTGTGTAGGAACATCATCTCTAGCAACCACTCAAGGCTCACgctgtcaaaggcctttctCACGTCAATCCAAGCCATACTCACATTCTTCCTGCTGTTTCTGCTATCATGACAAACCATTCTGTCGACCAATAGGTTGTCTGTTGTCCCACTGCACCTCGGCTTTGCTCCCCTTTGTTCTCCTTCTAGCAGATCGTACTCCTTAAGGTGCTTATCCATTGGAGGGAGTAAACACGAGGTGAACCACTTGTACTGGTTATTAAGACATGTAATAGGCCTTtggttattaatattattactattattattattattattttacatctGCGATGACACCTCCCCTCACTTGAAAGCAAGTATGCTATTGGAAACAACTTGAAAGGGTAGGTCAGGACAGAGGAGACTGGAGAGTTATTATTGGTGGCCTATGCTCCGGGAGGAGGGAAGGGCAAAAATGATTGAAATTGATGCTATTGAAAGGAAATTTCTAGAGTGCCTTGGGAGATGAGGCAGCTTGCTCAATCAACATTTATAATTAAATAACGAAAGCCTCTTATACTGTTATTGGCAGGTATTGTATATTGACTTAGTCGTGTCCTTTACGTCATGAAGTGGTCGAAGTGCCTGACACCTGGGAATTTCTAAAGATTTGTAAATTCCGTACTCCACAGCAAGGAAACTGGATCTAAAAAGCAAAAACCAGTTTCGAAAGTGATCTGATTGTATGTTATCAAAAGTGGGTTCGTGCTTGTCACTTTAGGGTTAGTTATGGTTAGTTAGTTAAAAGATAAACTGAGATAGAAGGTCTAAAATCTTGACCTACTTCCTTCCACATTTCAAACACATGTCTGATATACATAGTCCCTTCTTTTTGTCATTATCTTCATCATAGAGGAAGACTTGTGAACAAGGGTCAAAAGTGGATGATTGCGACGCATATTTTATCACCGCTTGTCTTTCCATTTGCCTAGATAAAAGCCACTCACGTCAGTCCGATTGTGAACGAAAAAGAAGTGACGTGAATAGTGATGGTTAAGTGATAAAAAACATGCTAAAGACATCTTTCGCTTCGCCTATCAAGGTAGCATTTGTCGAGTTCGAAACAGGGAGGTTTGCCATGTTATGATACAAAAAAATGGGAAACTGATTTCTTTTCTGCTTGACTCCTAATTAAGACCAAATGTCGATTTTTCTCTCACATATTGAAGATATAATGAACATCTGGAACATGTCACACCAATAAAGAGTGAGTCAATAAAAGAGTCTTAAAAAAAGTCATGGTGAATTGATTACTGAGTACAGTTACTTACACGAAAGGCCAATGTTGGTAAAACAAAGTCAGGGAATTCTAATTTGAAATAGTTGTCAGCTTAATCGACCGGAAAATGAAATGTTGTTTCCGATTGTTCGACAAATCAGTGTTGCATAAGTGAGAGCGAGTTGTCAGAAGGGCTAAATGACGAatgggctaacgcttgaaacggcAGTCGTTTAATCTTTCAACGGTGGCagttcgacctttatcaactcgtttcaTAAAATCATTAAACGGGATACAGTGCGACCCAGCTCCCAACAACCTCGTTCACAAGGTTTTTTTTGGGTTGTTTACACAAAGCGTCTTATTTTCAAGACGGATTTATTACGAAATGACAAAAATGACAAACTCCCAATTGGTGGAGAACGGCACCGGTATAGTTAATGGCGTTCCAGTCTGGGCAACGCTTTGCTTTCCTCACTCGGCGCTTAACTAACGCTTATAAACACGATGATCTCTAATTGCAACTTGCttctttccatttaatttggttttggtcaccataCGAACGTACGACCGTTCACCCCTCTATATATGCCAATACCACCAGTATCACAcgaccatattgcgggctcaagtttagataATACTTgtctccagctagtttacagcgtgCCAAAAAaatttgatattggacatccgtGTTATGGTCAATCGACAcctcaaaaacaaaacaaggatttgattttatcaacggagttgataatgtaaattggccaccgtacagagattctaaaagctctgtacggtggccaatttacattatcaactccgttgataaaaccaaattcttgtattctacttccccaccgacgcagcaccacagtttctttagaaactaccccttcattcttttatcaaaacaaggtatccgctgaccaataTCAAGTTTTGAGCTCATCGAAGTCAGCTGTTGTTTTCGAAGTCGACCGCACACAAGGTGCTgagtttcgattggatcgcaggctcaagcgaGGTTAActgattgtaaaaaaaaaataatctgggagctccgcttttaggcttggctaaatctatatattattcgTTATCCAGTCCCTTTAAGTCTTGCGTTTATCTAGCTTAGTGCAAGTGTTGTATTGAGGTGGGAAACTGGAActcaaatgaaatcaagtgtTGGTGGGATGGGTAATCCGAAAAAAAACTCAACTCACCGACGACGTTGAGTCCAAGGTACTCCAGGGCGACTTCCAgcgtatgggaatcccgataagagaattctcaattaaaaagtgttaccttattataataataatttcccGGACGTTTTGTCGAAAATCAAATAACTTCCCGAGTCTttatattccctaatttcactcgtcaccatttcaTTATCgatacaaattaaacaaaaccacaggacgcaaaaattaagcacgTTTAGGGAACATTTGTATTTCAGCAAAAAAGCGATAGCGGAAATTGTATTGCAGCGAAAAAACAACAGCGACATTTATCTCTAGCCAAATAGGCGACAGgtgggctggaaaatgagcgaCAAAGCGACATTACAACCCCCCTTGGAAGGCGTCTTTCATAAGATCATTAATTCACCTCAAATGGGATCTAGTGAGACCTCACAATTGACCACTGAGCTGCCCCCAGGTGGCTTGATTGATAGCTCCAGATGGTAGGGCAATGCAGGGCAATAACACTGACGTGATGCGTCGGGCTTGAAAATTTTCACAGGCCTTCTTTTGCAGTGGCCCACAACTAAGGTGATCATTGTCGTTAAGACatggaaagcctgaaaaattcaggcttgaaaCGACATTTCAAGCATTCCGTAGTTAAAACATACTTGTTTGTTTTAAAACTATATATTTATACATAGCCCCTTAGCATTTACATCTTGAACGGGTTTTCTTACAAAAAGCTGCCAATTGGCTTGATAGCCTAATTGGTGGAGAATGGCACCGGTAACAATGTGCAGAGTTAATGGCGTTCAAGTCATGGCAACGCTTTGCATTCGTTAATCAGTGCTTAACTAACGCTTATTCCACGCCATCTTTAATTGTAACATGCTTCTTTCCGTAGATTAGTTATATATGCCCTTCAGATATTATCATGATCATCACCAACAAAGCATCCAAATGAAGGGTCCATTTTATTACAACGTCAACTCCTAAGTTCTGCAAATTTTGCAAGATTAATATATAAGCTGGCACTGGATCACTTTTTCGCAGTAACACAGATAAAGAGCAGCATAGACAGTTGTTGGGTACACTGCACTGAAGCCTTGACCTTACAAGGCAGCTTATTAGCGTCACCTTCAGGCAATTTAGTTCTAGTTAACTGGATGCACCGCTTGCATTAAAGTTCTTAATGCAAACTTTCTTATTTCTTCTTGTCGCCAGCAATAAATCAAAGGATTAAGAAGAGAATTTATCATCACGAAAGTGCGTGCCATTCCGTCCATTGACCCTAAAATCTCCTGGGAAAATCCAATTGCTAACATAACAGTGTACAAAATTCCGGGTACCAAACAAATTCCAACAGCACCGACCACTATTACGGTTGTCTTGAATGCTTTATTCTCCTTAAGGAATGTTTCTTCTTGTTCTTGCGTTAGCTGTTGAGCTTTAATCATCTTGTGGTGCCGACGAGTTTCAAAATAAAGGATTACGTTAGAAGTAGAAACGAAAACAACGCAAGCAAAAAAGATGTGAGAGGTAGAAATAATATACAGGGCGCCGGTTACGCGGGTCAAGTGAATAGACAGCCCAAAAGAACTGCTATACACCCAGCAAAACAAGACTCCCATCTTAAGGTTTCGTGTTGTCATAACCGAAGGATACCAAAACGGATATTTGATTGCTATCATTTTCTCGCCGACAACCATCATGAGATGAAGAGCCGAGGAATAAAGCACAATAATGCAAAGCCCGTGAATGGGATAGAAGACTTTTGCGTTGTCGCTACCAAGCAGGGAGGCTGTTTTCCACAGAATAAACGAAGGCTGCGAGGTCAGACCTGTCAACACATCTGTGACGGCTAAACAAGCCAACATGATGTTCCCGTTGTTCTGAAGTCTTCGCCTTTTTTTTATTGCGATTATCACCAACATGTTCAGTCCGATTGTGAATGGACTGGCGATAGTGTTAACGATGATGGTTATGGAAATAAAGACGAAgctgaaaacatatttttcttcgCCATTCATCGTGAGGTTTGCCAAGCTGGAAACAGAGACGTTTGCCATGTTACAAAACTAAGAAATGGAAAACTGATTCATTTTACTTGATAATTGTTGCTTAGCTACTGCCTTCCTTTTCGCTTTTAAGCACCACAAGAGAGCAAATGTTTCCTGAGTTGATTGTTCTCACAAATTGAAGATTAAATGAAACATCACAAGAATAACTATTTGAGTCAATAGAGAAGGTCGGAGTCTTAAAACTCTTATGCTTGGGTAAATTGATTACTTTTGCAGTTACTTACGTGAGAGACTAATGTTGGAAAAACAAAGCCAGGAAGCGTTGTTTCCGATGAAGACGGGGTCAGTTTTTAGAGTTTAATATACCTCCAGAAGAGAACTTTGTAAGATGAGGTTTTCCTTGTTTCCATTAGCTCGGGAAATGTCGCTGAAAAACTATTAAATAACCCCCCTTCTGAGGGTAGAGGGCTAGGTACAATGGCACTAACGCCTTttcttgaaaattaaaaatgtcgaTTAAAGGCAGCTGCAAAATAATGACAAAGCAGACTTTTGATGAATAGACTATATGCCTGGGGCAGTtatcaattgagtgtcgtaaaacaaataccaaagtaattacttcgaccattCACAACAGATGCAAACAGCGCAATAAACCAATCCAAatttcgtagcaattccatatGACTTgatcaaagcgcgggaaaaatcgcgcgtgcaagaagcgactggttttggttttccttctaaTTGGCTGATAAACCAGCGAGAGACTTTTAATCCATGCAATCACCAAGCATAGCAATTTCAGTCCCTTACGCTACTTTCTAAAGAGATTTGAAAACAGCTTTTAAGGAAGCCGTTAGTAATTTAAGACTAATTTAGTTAAAGTGCAGGTAACGTTCAACATGGTGATTTCGCTTTCAATTCTAATTGACTGAAACGATGtcaacggctacggctacggctacggcaacagcgtaatactaatactaatattaatactaatactaatactaatactaatactaatactaatactaatactaaccattacaatttcctcaAATTtcgattggtgcattaactgctttatttttcactgatAATTGTGTAGGGTCATAATCGTACACCGTAATCGGACAGCTGTAATCGGACATCTGTAGTCGGACAGATACATCTGCCAATCACATTAAGAGCTCTCAGCTTCATCcacgaatttgtaacattagacagtgacaAAGtaatgcatttgttttctcg encodes:
- the LOC137995306 gene encoding adenosine receptor A2a-like; protein product: MANFSVSNLTNLTMNGEEKDVFSLVFISITIIVNTIACPFTIGLNMLVIIAIKRRRRLQNNGNIMLACLAVSDVLTGLTSQPSFVLWKTASLLGSDIVDVFFGIHGLCILVLSYSSALHLMMVVGEKMIAIKYPFWYPSVMTTRNMKMGVLFCWVYSSSFGLPIQLIRGSSALYFIFASHIFFVCVVFVSSSNVILYFETRRHHKMIKAQQLPQEQVETFLKENKAFKTTVIVVGAVGICLVPVILYSVMLAIGFFQERIFLLRSMISAMARTFVMINSLLNPLIYCWRQEEIRKFVFRTSTQAVHPVN
- the LOC137995307 gene encoding uncharacterized protein; translation: MDKHLKEYDLLEGEQRGAKPRCSGTTDNLLVDRMVCHDSRNSRKNVSMAWIDVRKAFDSVSLEWLLEMMFLHKFPSWLCNTIKRLCQSWNTKITVRTRQGMETSDVIHFNKGLPQGDALCPRLFTLCLNPVSWKLKASEGYKPSKPINGKITHLLYIDDMKIYATSESKLDRVLKTTKLAMADIGLEFNEKKCAIAHVKRGVLDSRPNSTHVGESQIIESLKEGENYKFLGVLENSKQEDTLVLWGASKLFLQRLSVVWSSPLSDYHKVVASNQYALPVLMYPMWTQSWPIVELQQLDRESRKILKENGGYHPMGTTDLLYLPRKFGGRGLKSVESMYKNIKVKTAIKLYANEDPTMRMVREFEEKCERTGRRSLKKDAERYALERGLYLKLNYPCPTANTEEGEELPGEKVGVMMRIKEEESRTKEVRQQKWQGKLIEARWDDADVTGCFSWLCRWKTAPTHTVAGVYELYQQLLPTKIYQQYKTKTNNNTDVKCRMCGKAMESVPHVLSGCSILAQSKYKTRHDAALKVLFFDLLCDMGLIESAPSWCSPETPKPEYKNDRASAFWDVPVYAEKTEVRANRIDARVVDKQKKKLLLLEMSCPWIANRKQKEEEKTSKYAPLRWEIRRQYPHYKIAQYNIIIDVLGGVSRKTLDSITELVGARADKILLDMQKAVISSTLNIARSFKVLTAQDL
- the LOC137995308 gene encoding beta-2 adrenergic receptor-like, with translation MANVSVSSLANLTMNGEEKYVFSFVFISITIIVNTIASPFTIGLNMLVIIAIKKRRRLQNNGNIMLACLAVTDVLTGLTSQPSFILWKTASLLGSDNAKVFYPIHGLCIIVLYSSALHLMMVVGEKMIAIKYPFWYPSVMTTRNLKMGVLFCWVYSSSFGLSIHLTRVTGALYIISTSHIFFACVVFVSTSNVILYFETRRHHKMIKAQQLTQEQEETFLKENKAFKTTVIVVGAVGICLVPGILYTVMLAIGFSQEILGSMDGMARTFVMINSLLNPLIYCWRQEEIRKFALRTLMQAVHPVN